In a single window of the Kiloniellales bacterium genome:
- a CDS encoding Glu/Leu/Phe/Val dehydrogenase dimerization domain-containing protein codes for MNLRTHPDFDDHEEITFFADPASGLKAIVARHRVWNSPSVGGCRMRDYAGEDEALADVLRLSRGMTYKSVMAGLDYGGAKAVILGVPPAERREALFRAMGRAVNRFRGGFRTGVDVGLTPDDVEVMKTETRFVAGIGAMAPAEATALGVQESIKASLSKRLGSGHLRGRRVALQGLGKVGRRLAELLVADGAAVVGADVNGESVEQARRDLGIEIVAPEAIHAEAAEVYSPCALGAVINDASIGELRAKVVAGSANNQLAEARHGAALAERGVLYAPDYIANAGGLIAVAADLEDRREDWIWQKLRGLGPSLTRVFERAEALGLPTAEAADRLARELIAEAEPAQRSAA; via the coding sequence ATGAACCTGCGCACCCACCCCGACTTCGACGACCACGAGGAGATCACCTTCTTCGCCGATCCGGCGAGCGGCCTGAAGGCCATCGTCGCCCGGCACCGGGTCTGGAACAGCCCCTCGGTCGGCGGCTGCCGGATGCGTGACTACGCCGGCGAGGACGAGGCTTTGGCCGACGTCTTGCGCCTGTCGCGCGGCATGACCTACAAGTCGGTCATGGCCGGGCTCGACTACGGCGGCGCCAAGGCGGTGATCCTGGGCGTGCCGCCGGCCGAGCGGCGCGAGGCCCTGTTCCGGGCCATGGGCCGCGCGGTCAACCGCTTCCGCGGCGGCTTCCGCACCGGGGTGGACGTCGGCCTGACACCGGACGACGTCGAGGTCATGAAGACCGAGACCCGCTTCGTCGCCGGCATCGGCGCCATGGCGCCGGCGGAGGCCACCGCCCTGGGGGTGCAGGAGTCGATCAAGGCGAGCCTGTCCAAGCGCCTCGGCTCGGGGCACCTGCGCGGCCGCCGAGTCGCGCTACAGGGCCTTGGCAAGGTCGGCCGCCGCCTGGCCGAGCTCCTGGTCGCCGACGGCGCGGCCGTGGTCGGCGCCGACGTGAACGGCGAGTCCGTGGAGCAGGCACGGCGCGATCTGGGCATCGAGATCGTCGCCCCGGAGGCCATCCACGCAGAGGCGGCCGAGGTCTACAGCCCCTGCGCCCTGGGCGCGGTGATCAACGACGCCTCCATCGGCGAGCTCCGAGCTAAGGTGGTCGCCGGCTCGGCCAACAACCAGCTCGCCGAGGCGCGGCACGGCGCGGCCCTGGCCGAGCGCGGTGTCCTCTACGCCCCGGACTACATCGCCAACGCCGGTGGCCTGATCGCCGTCGCCGCCGACCTGGAAGACCGGCGCGAGGACTGGATCTGGCAGAAGCTGCGCGGCCTCGGCCCCAGCCTGACCCGGGTCTTCGAGCGCGCCGAGGCCCTGGGACTGCCCACAGCGGAGGCCGCCGACCGCCTGGCCCGGGAGCTGATCGCCGAGGCCGAGCCCGCGCAGCGCAGCGCGGCCTGA